Proteins encoded by one window of Akkermansia muciniphila ATCC BAA-835:
- the nifJ gene encoding pyruvate:ferredoxin (flavodoxin) oxidoreductase, whose protein sequence is MSDQTTVTYSTIDANEAVASVAYRFSEVIAIYPITPSSPMGESAESWAAVNRKNLWGTVPSVVEMQSEGGAAGTVHGALQTGALATTFTASQGLLLMIPNMFKIAGELTPAVFHVAARSLAYQALSIFGDHSDVMSARSCGWAMLCGSSTQEAADFAAISHAATLESRIPFINFFDGFRTSHEIGKIADITDDTLNGMIKQEWLDSFRERALTPDAPVLRGTAQNPDVYFQGRETVNRFYEATPAIVQNAMDKFAELTGRSYHLVDYTGAPDAERVIILMGSGAEAVEETVEAMMTRENAKVGVLKVRLFRPFPAAELVKALPATVRKIAVLDRTKEPGSQGEPLHQDIIQALFDAQANGTLPFTNGMPKVVGGRYGLSSKEFTPAMVKGVYDNLALDTPKNHFTIGINDDVLGTSLPYDEDYSTEADDVTRAMFFGLGSDGTVGANKDAIKIIGQHTNLYVQGYFVYDSKKSGSSTISHLRFGPRPIKSTYLITKANFLALHQPSLLDLFDFLKNAANGATFLMNSPHPADKLWDTLPARMQQQILDKNIKLYTIDAFAVARKTGMGGRINMIMQTCFFKLASVIPADEAIGYIKKAIAKTYAKKGQEVVDKNIAAVDATLENLHQVDTTGKTVNGHAIPPAMSPDAPDYVQNVLGKMMCGEGDSIPVSQMPVDGTFPNGTSQYEKRNLALDLPEWDPTLCIQCGKCTAVCPHAVIRSKFFSPDALANAPEGFECLDAKHPDWKGEKFVIQISPNDCTGCTLCADVCPAKSKTDPTHKALTMVPAGKIHDKEEANWNFFLSLPDVDRTKVRTDNIRSMQVLRPLFEFSGACAGCGETPYVKMLSQLFGNRLVVANATGCSSIYGGNLPTTPWSHDSEGRGPAWANSLFEDNAEFGLGFRVSLDKQMEHAIELLHEAAGAVGQELVDRILANPQKDEADIAQQRENIEELKKKIAGKPEYARLLTLADKLVRKSVWILGGDGWAYDIGYGGLDHILASGRNVKVLVMDTEVYSNTGGQCSKSTPRAAVAKFATNGKPGVKKDLGLMAMTYGNVYVASVALGAKDEHTLKAFVEAEAYDGPALIIAYSHCISHGINMAKGLQQQKAWVDSGRVLLYRYNPDLARQGKNPLIVEGKGPKGDLRDVLLSENRFKLLAKTNKEGFEKLLEEAQKDVWHRWNLYQSIAGMGADKPAE, encoded by the coding sequence ATGAGTGATCAGACAACCGTAACTTACAGCACGATTGACGCTAACGAAGCCGTAGCCTCCGTAGCCTATCGTTTTTCTGAAGTCATTGCCATTTACCCCATTACACCATCTTCTCCGATGGGTGAATCAGCTGAAAGCTGGGCCGCTGTCAACAGGAAGAACCTGTGGGGCACCGTTCCCTCCGTAGTGGAAATGCAGAGTGAAGGCGGCGCGGCAGGCACCGTTCACGGCGCCCTCCAGACCGGAGCGCTTGCAACTACGTTCACCGCATCCCAGGGGCTCCTGCTGATGATCCCGAACATGTTCAAAATCGCAGGGGAACTGACTCCCGCCGTGTTCCACGTAGCCGCCCGGTCCCTGGCTTACCAGGCCCTTTCCATTTTTGGCGACCACAGCGACGTGATGAGCGCCCGCTCCTGCGGATGGGCCATGCTGTGCGGCTCCTCCACTCAGGAAGCTGCGGACTTCGCCGCTATTTCCCACGCCGCTACACTGGAATCCCGCATTCCTTTCATCAATTTCTTTGACGGGTTCCGCACGTCCCACGAAATCGGCAAGATTGCAGACATCACGGACGATACCCTGAACGGCATGATTAAGCAGGAATGGCTGGATTCCTTCCGGGAACGAGCCCTGACCCCTGATGCTCCCGTTCTGCGCGGCACTGCCCAGAACCCGGACGTTTACTTCCAAGGACGTGAAACGGTCAACCGTTTCTATGAAGCCACTCCGGCTATTGTCCAGAACGCCATGGACAAATTCGCGGAACTTACCGGCCGTTCCTACCATCTGGTGGATTACACCGGCGCTCCGGACGCCGAACGCGTCATTATCCTGATGGGATCCGGCGCTGAAGCTGTGGAAGAAACGGTAGAAGCCATGATGACCCGGGAAAACGCCAAGGTAGGCGTGCTGAAGGTGCGCCTGTTCCGCCCATTCCCCGCCGCCGAACTCGTCAAGGCCCTCCCCGCTACGGTCAGGAAAATCGCCGTGCTGGACCGCACCAAGGAACCCGGCTCCCAGGGAGAACCGCTCCACCAGGACATCATCCAGGCCCTCTTCGACGCCCAGGCCAACGGCACGCTGCCCTTCACCAACGGCATGCCCAAGGTGGTAGGCGGACGCTACGGCCTCTCCTCCAAGGAATTCACCCCCGCCATGGTCAAGGGCGTCTATGACAACCTGGCTCTGGACACTCCCAAGAATCACTTCACCATCGGCATCAACGACGACGTACTGGGCACCAGCCTCCCGTATGATGAAGATTATTCCACGGAAGCGGACGACGTGACGCGGGCCATGTTCTTCGGCCTCGGTTCCGATGGCACCGTAGGCGCCAATAAGGACGCCATCAAGATCATCGGCCAGCATACGAACCTGTATGTGCAGGGCTACTTCGTGTATGACTCCAAGAAATCGGGTTCCTCCACCATTTCCCACCTGCGCTTCGGTCCCCGTCCGATCAAATCCACATACCTGATCACCAAGGCAAACTTCCTGGCCCTGCACCAGCCTTCCCTGCTGGATCTGTTCGACTTCCTGAAGAATGCCGCCAACGGCGCCACTTTCCTGATGAACAGCCCGCACCCGGCGGACAAGCTCTGGGACACGCTGCCCGCCCGCATGCAGCAGCAGATTCTGGACAAGAACATCAAGCTCTACACGATTGACGCTTTTGCCGTGGCCCGCAAAACGGGCATGGGCGGCCGCATCAATATGATCATGCAGACCTGCTTCTTCAAGCTGGCCAGCGTGATTCCCGCGGATGAAGCCATCGGCTACATCAAGAAGGCCATTGCCAAAACCTACGCCAAGAAGGGCCAGGAAGTGGTGGACAAAAACATCGCCGCCGTGGACGCCACGCTGGAAAACCTGCACCAGGTGGACACAACCGGAAAAACTGTAAACGGACACGCCATCCCGCCCGCCATGTCCCCGGACGCTCCGGACTACGTACAAAACGTCCTTGGCAAGATGATGTGCGGTGAAGGCGACAGCATCCCGGTCAGCCAAATGCCCGTGGACGGCACATTCCCGAACGGAACGTCCCAGTACGAAAAGCGCAATCTGGCCCTGGATCTGCCGGAATGGGATCCGACCCTCTGCATCCAGTGCGGCAAGTGTACCGCCGTCTGCCCGCATGCGGTTATCCGCAGCAAATTCTTCTCTCCTGACGCTCTTGCAAACGCTCCGGAAGGGTTTGAATGCCTGGATGCCAAGCATCCGGACTGGAAGGGAGAGAAATTCGTCATCCAGATTTCCCCGAACGACTGTACGGGCTGTACGCTCTGCGCGGACGTCTGCCCGGCCAAGAGCAAGACGGATCCGACGCACAAGGCCCTGACCATGGTCCCGGCCGGGAAGATTCACGACAAGGAAGAAGCCAATTGGAATTTCTTCCTGAGCCTTCCGGACGTGGACCGCACCAAGGTAAGAACGGACAACATCCGCTCCATGCAGGTGCTGCGCCCGCTGTTCGAATTCTCCGGCGCCTGTGCCGGCTGCGGTGAAACTCCGTATGTAAAAATGCTCTCCCAGCTCTTCGGCAACCGCCTGGTGGTCGCCAATGCTACGGGCTGCTCCTCCATTTACGGCGGCAACCTGCCCACTACCCCGTGGTCCCATGACTCTGAAGGGCGCGGCCCCGCCTGGGCCAACTCCCTGTTTGAAGACAACGCCGAATTCGGCCTTGGCTTCCGCGTCTCCCTGGACAAGCAGATGGAACACGCCATTGAGCTTCTTCATGAAGCTGCCGGCGCCGTGGGCCAGGAACTGGTGGACCGGATACTGGCTAATCCGCAGAAGGATGAAGCAGACATCGCCCAGCAGCGTGAAAACATTGAAGAACTCAAGAAGAAAATCGCCGGCAAGCCGGAATACGCGCGCCTCCTGACCCTTGCGGATAAACTTGTCCGCAAGAGCGTGTGGATTCTGGGCGGCGACGGCTGGGCCTACGACATCGGCTACGGCGGCCTGGACCACATTCTGGCTAGCGGCCGGAACGTGAAGGTACTGGTCATGGATACGGAAGTATACTCCAACACCGGCGGCCAGTGCTCCAAATCCACCCCGCGCGCCGCAGTAGCCAAATTCGCCACGAACGGCAAACCCGGCGTGAAGAAGGATCTGGGCCTCATGGCCATGACTTACGGCAACGTGTACGTGGCCTCCGTCGCTCTCGGCGCCAAGGACGAACACACGCTGAAAGCCTTTGTGGAAGCGGAAGCCTATGACGGCCCGGCTCTCATCATCGCCTACTCCCACTGCATCTCCCACGGCATCAATATGGCCAAGGGCCTGCAGCAGCAGAAGGCATGGGTGGATTCCGGCCGAGTCCTGCTTTACCGCTATAATCCGGACCTGGCCCGCCAGGGCAAGAATCCGCTGATTGTGGAAGGCAAGGGCCCGAAGGGCGATCTGCGCGATGTGCTGCTCAGCGAAAACCGCTTCAAACTTCTGGCGAAGACCAATAAGGAAGGATTCGAAAAACTCCTTGAAGAAGCCCAGAAGGATGTCTGGCACCGCTGGAACCTGTACCAAAGCATTGCCGGCATGGGTGCCGACAAACCTGCGGAATAA
- a CDS encoding cupin domain-containing protein has product MNKIIIANYRETEPQVISREGNSFAVKPVIREADAGKCAASFVEVEPGRYAYGYHYHEVNEEVFYIIRGHAVVRTPEGEKNLKEGDAIAFPASPEGAHVIRNGSATEKLIYLDVGTRLTPDVVHFPDTASGMVYSSSGVHHFRES; this is encoded by the coding sequence ATGAACAAGATCATCATTGCCAATTACAGGGAGACGGAGCCTCAGGTTATCAGCCGGGAGGGTAATTCCTTTGCGGTAAAGCCCGTCATTCGGGAAGCGGATGCCGGAAAATGTGCGGCCAGTTTCGTGGAAGTGGAGCCGGGGCGGTACGCCTATGGCTACCATTATCATGAAGTGAATGAAGAGGTATTTTACATCATCAGGGGCCATGCCGTTGTGCGTACGCCTGAGGGTGAAAAGAATTTAAAAGAGGGGGATGCGATTGCATTCCCCGCCAGCCCGGAGGGAGCGCATGTTATTCGCAACGGATCCGCTACGGAGAAACTGATCTATCTGGATGTGGGCACTCGCCTGACGCCTGATGTGGTGCACTTCCCGGATACGGCATCCGGAATGGTATATTCCTCCTCCGGTGTGCACCATTTTCGGGAATCTTGA
- a CDS encoding winged helix-turn-helix transcriptional regulator, which produces MTYYNSSCPVETTLQLISSRWKVLILRDLLEGTRRFGELRKSIGPVTQKVLTANLRSMEKDGLLTRKVYAEVPPRVEYTLTELGRSLRPVLASMAEWGSKYQRENR; this is translated from the coding sequence ATGACTTACTATAATTCATCATGCCCTGTTGAAACTACTCTCCAACTGATTTCCTCCCGCTGGAAAGTGCTCATCCTCCGCGATCTGCTCGAAGGCACCCGGCGGTTTGGAGAACTCCGCAAATCCATTGGGCCTGTGACGCAGAAAGTTCTGACCGCGAACCTGCGTTCTATGGAAAAGGACGGCCTGCTTACGCGAAAGGTGTATGCGGAAGTACCTCCGCGCGTGGAATATACTCTTACGGAACTGGGGCGCAGTCTGCGCCCCGTCCTGGCCTCCATGGCGGAATGGGGATCGAAATACCAAAGAGAAAACCGCTGA
- a CDS encoding glycoside hydrolase domain-containing protein, protein MRCLFFPLCSAIALTSFVQAQSLERHPLYEPALVSVGTPGDAGNLFAGAKVTASGHYGSDRPELAVDGQTNNAGKYWGCEGIPVWLQIDMGKPRTLSSLHVWPYWEGGRIYKYKIEGSEDGKNWKMLADQSSNSIAATPEGVPFKFNPQTVRYVKITFLGNSAGNEKGGHLVEIKGYGPDAALSLQAAAVKDYDRIPYNGAPGQEMLQDAVRLSGWRGERAGGQIAVWSSQAQPQLSASCAGVKNAAGQIIPVRTAMIRYTRGGNRLISDIIGSENSCDLQAGGVRPVWVEVNIPPSAKPGVYKGKVVVSAESGSPVSVPVILEVAPESLPAPAHWQVHLDLWQHPQAVARWHDVEPWSPEHFALMKPVMKRLADAGQKAITCSLIDEAWNAQTYDWFPPMIEWVKGKNGTMRWNYANFDKWVSFMMNEVGVKGQISCYTMIPWNMKIRYLDEATGKYKFLDLKPNDPSYEAIWGPFLTDFRKHVKSKGWLGKTCIGLDERPDAMVRAAKNVLDKYAPEFKIVSAVNRPTAMTRDVYDVSPVIDHAGTVTGDLLAQRKKEGKKTTFYVCVHPKKPNTFTISPLAEAEWLPLFAAANHLDGFLRWAYNSWNRNPFEKTDFGNWPAGDCYLVYPGNLSSLRFEKLRDGLEEFEKVNILRARAAKNPKAKAAVARMDEELSKLFTVEKSRGDSHEEDVWKAREIIRKTTEISR, encoded by the coding sequence TCCCCTGTATGAACCCGCCCTTGTTTCCGTAGGAACTCCGGGTGATGCAGGTAATTTATTTGCCGGAGCCAAAGTAACCGCTTCCGGTCATTACGGCAGTGACCGTCCGGAACTGGCCGTGGACGGGCAGACGAATAACGCCGGCAAATACTGGGGTTGCGAGGGCATTCCCGTCTGGCTCCAGATAGATATGGGAAAGCCCCGGACGCTTTCCTCCCTGCATGTATGGCCCTATTGGGAGGGGGGGCGCATTTACAAATATAAAATAGAAGGTTCCGAAGACGGAAAGAACTGGAAAATGTTGGCGGATCAGTCTTCCAACAGTATTGCCGCCACTCCGGAAGGCGTTCCCTTCAAATTCAATCCGCAGACGGTCCGTTACGTTAAAATCACTTTTTTGGGCAATAGTGCCGGCAATGAGAAGGGGGGGCATCTGGTGGAAATCAAAGGGTACGGACCCGATGCCGCCCTGAGCCTGCAGGCTGCAGCGGTGAAGGATTATGACCGTATTCCTTACAATGGCGCTCCCGGGCAGGAAATGCTTCAGGATGCCGTGCGTCTGTCCGGCTGGAGAGGCGAACGCGCCGGCGGGCAGATTGCCGTCTGGTCTTCCCAGGCGCAGCCCCAGTTATCGGCCTCCTGCGCCGGGGTAAAAAACGCTGCCGGACAGATTATCCCTGTCCGGACTGCCATGATACGCTACACCAGGGGGGGCAACAGGCTGATTTCAGATATCATCGGCAGCGAAAACAGCTGCGATTTGCAAGCCGGAGGCGTGCGTCCGGTATGGGTGGAGGTCAATATCCCCCCGTCTGCCAAACCCGGCGTGTACAAAGGAAAAGTGGTAGTTTCCGCAGAAAGCGGCTCTCCCGTCAGTGTGCCGGTAATTCTGGAGGTGGCGCCGGAATCCCTCCCTGCTCCCGCGCATTGGCAAGTTCATCTGGACTTGTGGCAGCATCCGCAGGCCGTGGCCCGCTGGCATGATGTGGAACCGTGGTCTCCGGAGCATTTCGCACTGATGAAGCCGGTGATGAAAAGGCTGGCGGATGCCGGGCAAAAGGCCATTACATGCTCCCTGATTGATGAAGCCTGGAATGCCCAGACTTATGACTGGTTCCCGCCCATGATTGAATGGGTCAAGGGCAAAAACGGAACCATGCGCTGGAATTACGCCAATTTTGACAAGTGGGTTTCCTTCATGATGAACGAGGTGGGCGTCAAGGGGCAGATATCCTGCTATACCATGATTCCCTGGAACATGAAAATCCGTTATTTGGATGAGGCGACCGGAAAGTACAAATTTCTGGATCTTAAGCCGAACGATCCCTCCTATGAAGCTATCTGGGGGCCTTTCCTGACGGATTTTCGCAAGCACGTCAAGAGCAAGGGCTGGCTGGGCAAAACCTGCATCGGGCTGGATGAACGGCCGGACGCTATGGTCAGGGCGGCCAAGAATGTACTGGACAAGTATGCCCCGGAATTCAAAATCGTTTCCGCCGTCAATCGGCCTACGGCCATGACCCGGGACGTTTATGACGTCTCTCCTGTAATTGACCATGCAGGCACGGTCACGGGCGATCTGCTGGCGCAGCGCAAAAAGGAGGGAAAAAAGACGACGTTCTATGTCTGTGTCCATCCCAAAAAGCCCAACACCTTCACTATTTCTCCGCTGGCGGAGGCGGAATGGCTTCCCCTCTTTGCCGCCGCCAATCATTTGGACGGCTTTTTGAGATGGGCTTATAATTCCTGGAACCGCAATCCGTTTGAAAAGACGGATTTCGGGAACTGGCCCGCGGGAGACTGCTACCTTGTTTATCCCGGCAATCTCAGTTCCCTGCGGTTTGAAAAACTCCGGGACGGACTGGAGGAATTTGAAAAGGTCAATATCCTGCGCGCCCGCGCCGCAAAAAATCCTAAGGCGAAAGCTGCCGTAGCCCGCATGGATGAAGAGCTTTCCAAGCTCTTTACCGTGGAAAAAAGCCGCGGGGATTCCCATGAGGAAGACGTGTGGAAAGCCCGCGAAATTATCCGTAAAACGACGGAAATTTCCCGCTGA